The Eulemur rufifrons isolate Redbay chromosome 29, OSU_ERuf_1, whole genome shotgun sequence DNA window AGAAaacttactgttttcttcttctgcttcttGAGGTAACACTTTGAAATCCAGGAACCATGTCTCAATCCAGGCAAGGATGAATGAAATGATGGGCAGCACATAGCCAAAAGCCCCTTGAGAGAAAAGCTGGAAGAACAGAGGGGGCCAGGAAAGGGAAATGCAGTTACTATGAACCCACATTGCAAAATGAGGCTTAGTCATTGCAGATGGTAATCGCACAGAAAAAGTGGAAGGTCTTACCTTTGAAAGGATCACTTTTGCTAATAAAAAGGCACTGGTCACTGCTGTTGTCAACTGCAAGACACATAATCCAGCACCATTCAAATTAGACATTTCACACTGTGAAGGCACCTCCCTCATACAGGAGCCTTATCTGAGCCAGGAGCGGGCAAAACCTATGCCCGGCCTGGCTTCTTCCTACATCACTCTGGCTCTATCTCTGTACCCAGACTGGGGCAAAATGGGCTTCTACATGGCATGCAATCCTTAAATGACTGcttctggttttcctcctaccaCATTCTAGTAGGCTGATGTCTTGGAAAACTTTGTCTTATCCACCAGACGTTATAATATCCAAAGCCTATATAATCACATAGAAGAAGAGATCAGTGAAATATGCAGGTAGGGCTCTCCCCAGGGATTGTGAAGCCCAGAGACACCACAGTACCTGAGCCTTGCCACAACCTCCTCCAATTAGCATTTTTAGCATGGTGAAACCTTACCAAAGTGAATGCCAATAGGAGCTTGACTGACAGAATGGAGGCCAGGGAACATCAAGTAtcttgctcagtaaatattaacagTTACTTATTTATACACCCCAGCCAGAGTGCCACACTTGGAAGAGGAGGCATCTTACATTCTGGCACAAATTAACTTTACGGGCTGATACTTAGTGCTCTGGGGATACCAGCTGACTTTTCCTGCTTCCAGCCTCTAGACTCTCTctgcaaatgtttttaaaaataagcatcagaaacaaacaaacaaaaaatggattTACTGAACAGATCTACTCTTCAGACAATTTGAAAGCAGATATTGTAGATATTTTCTTGTAACTCTCATTCAATAACTACGTCAGCCACTTTTCCAAAACAAACATTGAAATGGATGCTCTGGCAAAAACTAGTATGCGCTATGGAGACTCTGAAGCACCCTGACTGTCGGGAGTCCTGGAAGAGAAGAAATTCAGAGGTTGGCAATGATGTCACCTTTCTAATAGCTTCTTGGCAAGATTAAGTACcataaaataatatgattattACAATAACATACTCTTAGAAAAAGAGGTACTTTGAAAATCTTTCAACCATAAAACAAAGGTTTCATTGATAAACTATGAAACAATACTGTAAAAACAGATAACCAAGTAGTTTAAAAAATTGTCCCAAATGGAAATTGTTGTAGAAAAATGGGAAGGTATAATCATCACAGTTATTGTTGTATCTGCAAAAGAGTATTCAGGAAAGGGAGTCAAGTCTGGCAAAGAATGTCAGCCTCCATCCCTGAAATGAGACCCTCTAGATTAACACACGGTCTGACCTCAGCCCGGCGAGTCTGTGAATGCTCAGAAGAGATGGCGCAGGCAGACGTGGCCCCCTGGTGGACCCAGGAGAGCAGTACAACGCCCATTCCCAGCGGGACAGGCCTGAGCCCGGCCCACACAGACTAAGGTCTCGCCCTTTAATCACAGGACTGCATGTTATTCCTGAGCAGTTCTCTCTTGTCTACAGAACTCAACATTCCCTCCCTCCTCATATAATTGCCCAAGTAGAGCTATAAACAAGGTGAGTATTCAGATGTCTGTGGGAATGGCAAAAATAATTCAGGCAGAATTACTTGTAATTCTTTTTTCAATCTCTAAATATTTATGGAGGAGATCAAAGCTCTGTGACAGATGCAAGCAAACAGATGAGTAAAAAGGTCACGGCCCTCGAGGAGCCATAAGGCAACAACAGAAAGGAGACTGGGAGCCTTCCCCTCCAAGACTGGAGGGAGGGTAAATACAGCATGGGGGAAGGCAATTATCAAAATAAGCAGAAGTGAAATCAGTAAAAAAATCACTAAGCAGTttcaaccaaacaaaaaatttcccaaatacCTCTATAACAGAGGTACTGCTCTCATCtcttatttgcaaaatgaggTAGGGTGGGTTGGTGCTGGCCAGTAACTACTGTTGGACCTCTGAGATTCCTCTTTTGGCCCTGTATCCATAGAGACAAAGCCAGTTACTCATTGGCACTGGGAAGAAGTCTTGCAGTGTCAAAGCTACTCAAGTGCAGAGGAAGGGGACTCAGGAACAGCTAGCGGAATTCCACCCAGATGAGAAGCACGTCTCCCCGCCCAGGGAGCAGGCCCTGGCCACCAGCGCTGGAGCCGATGATCCACTCATCCAGGCGTACTCACCGCTATTGCCCACCAATGGCGCAGTCTGCACACAGCATATGCAAGTATTAACACTTTAAATCGAAAAACTGCCAaaagctaaaaacagaaaaaagaaagagacattattcaaaatacatacaaaaagaaaGTGATTTGGCTTTATGAAGAGTTTGTCAGACAGTCTCCATTATTCCGATTTAGCTGGAGACTCCCACAGACTAGCACTGGTCTGTAGACCAGCATTTGGGAATCCCTGCTCTAGAACTTAATGTTAATACCAAATAAGGCTTCACATTAATTTCCCATTATCaacaaatgaaaaaggcaaaacaggGACAGCATTTTCATCACGCTGTTATATAAGTAGCTGAATTTTCCTTGCAGTGATGAGGGTATGTCAGTGAGCTCTGTTTCAGCCATTTGAAAGAAGTAAGGCTCTACACCAAGAAAACGGGAATGGCTCCTTCTGCTGCCCTCTCTTGTCTGTCATTGATCTTATCCCTTGAAACGATCAGGAGATTCCTTAGTGAAAGAGAGAGCACTGAATGGGTGGGGAATTAAAGGAAACGGAAATATGGTCCATGTTCAAGGGAGGGGAAAAATGGCACAGAATTTGAAGACCATTTAGAGAATATTTGCCTTTTGGTCTCAGTTTCATTGTatctgaaatgaaatataaaacgaAAAGTACTTACAAAGATATCAAAATAAGAAGAGTAGTAGTCATACTGCACCACCTCCCTCTCTAATGTGTTTTCAATGCCTCCATTCACctaggaaggagaggaagaagcaaaAATGAGAACAGATTtatgtgtgaaaataaaataagagtaagGTTTCCTATTATCTTCTCAGAAcccagaaatgttaaaatgtggaagaaaagaaTCCTCATGATTTTAACAGAAAAGGGCTGAATAGCATGTCTACATTCCTCAATTCTGAATTCAgtcatttgacaaatataaatgtataacaaAAATAACGGCTTTTGTAGTTCATATTTTGGCaaactaaaatgttaaataatttttccccttttaagacaaagtctcccatcatacaaatgtatattttaaagaaggCAGTTCACCCTTTATCCAGGCCTCCCTCACTTTCTAGTCACCTTCCCACAGTCTTAGGTCTTGGAAGGCCTTGGGCCTCCTGATCTCGTGACAAACATCAGTGATGGCGGTTGCCATGACACGGGACAGAAGCGTAAAAGTTCTCTGTGATTTCTTGTTTTCATCTGCTcctggaattttaaaattcagcactcttatcaatttaaatatatatatgtatatttagcttGAATAGATAAAATAAGAGACAGATTAGACTCAAATCATATGTGAGAACATTATACTAAATGATGGAAGTCAAACCTGATAAGCTTTCTGCCCTCTCCCAATtccatcaaaataaattttaaattaacaaggGCGAGTTAAATTCTACAAATTAAACTCTCTagaatgtttgttaaaaaaatcattaagaggACCTATGCCAGGCGGCCAATGCAGCGGCCAGGCAGGCATTCTGCAACTGTCAGGGCCCCTGCAACAGCCTGATCCGAGGGAAGATGATGCGCCACAGTAAATTCAAGTTTCCAATTTGGAACACAGTCCTGGCAAACAAATGCAGAGGGTCTGAAAAAGGATAAAAGGGCAGTTAACCAGACACCTAGATatgagggaaataaaattaataaggaatATCTTTGAGAGGTTCACATTAGAATAAAAGTTGCCATAAGGAAAAGGTGTTCCTGGCTTAGCTATATTTTCAagtatttatatttgttatacaaatgaaaacataccaTAAGCATTATTCTGTACCTTAAAATCCCTTAAGGAGGGCTAGATTTTTGTGTAATAGCCCAGATTGGCTTTAGACCTCCTTGGCTACAGACCTTTACAAATAAAGAGAATGGAAAACCTAGGAGTAAGTAGAAGTAATTATTAAAAGCCAATCAATCATCTAGTCTCATCACTGTCTCTACAGACTAAGAAACTTACCAATATCCATAATATTAAAAGAGTGATTATTCCAAGTGGCAAACAGGAGTTCTCTACCACACAGAGACCTCCCGTTTTCATTCCTGAGAGAACAGAAGTCAAAGCTGCCAATACGGTTTTGCAGGAAAGAGCTCCCAGCAAAAGCTTTTCTCTGGTATCTGCATAGTTTAAAAGACTCTGAATTTGTGTTGCCTTTAAATAGAGATATCTAACATTTATATCTCTAGTCCTAATTTGTACTCTAAATCCTTActtcaaaatttttatctctaGCTCAAGATGTCTTAAATAGACTGTCTTTACTTTCACACAAAATCTCTTCCCAGTCATGGTTCTTTCTGGTACTGCTCTTCTAGGTTTCATCATTAGAAACCTTAGTCACCTTTGGATATTGGGATGATAAAATCAGCCTATGAACAAGCCTTTTGATACTCAGTATGTCTCTCAGGTTATCCCTTCCCTTCCTATTCCCACCACCTCCCATGGCGTTCCTGCAACAGCTTCTGAGTTAGTGCTCTGATGCCAATTTGTCCCTAGTTTAGTCCAGTCCGCACACCACTGCCACAGTGATCTTTATCCcttaaccaaaatattttctgagcacccattaagtgccaggcactgttctaaacacaGGAAATGCTTtgggaaacaaaacaatattcctttgtcttcatggaacttacattctagcaaGGCAAGGGAGAtgacaaataagaaaagaagtgCTACACAGAGAACGGAAGGAGGATAATGTAATAGAATCATGGTGACATTTAAAACGATACCAGCAGTAAGAAGTCAGAATCTACAAAAAGATACAGGACATGAATCATTTCATATAGAGGAAACAACTAGCAGAAAGGTCCCAAGACAGAAAGGAGCTTGTTCCAGTCGGGGAACAGGAGGAGGCAAATGTGGCTGATGGAacagagggtgggaaggaagtCTGGAGAGGCTCCTGGGAGCTTTGCAAGCCAAGTTAtgacatttggattttattctaagtgctcTAGCAAGCCAGTAAAGGTTTTTAATAgaaagtgacatgatctgacttatgtTTTTCATAGGTTGGTCTGGCTACTATGGGGAGAAGGGACTGTAGGGTAAGAGTAGACCAGGCAAAACAACAGGGAACATAATGCAGCAGTTTGGGTGAGTGATGACATGGGCTTGGTCAAGGATGGTAAcagcagaaaaggagaaaagtggtcacatttacaatatattttagaGGTATATTTGACAGGACTTACTCTTAGACTGGATATAGGgcatgaaaaatacaaaacaaacaagcaaatcaaTCAAGGCTGAGTCTTCATTTCCGGCCTGAGCATCTGGCTTTGTTGGCtgaaaaagaagggggaaagcaggtgtgtgtgttggggggagcaTGTTAAGTCAGACATCAGCTGGACACATCAAGGAGGCTGTGATGTAGACTGCAAGGCACTGACTTCTGCATGATCTCAAAACCATGTTTTCCTATCTGCTCCAGAACCTATAACAGCTCACCATTGCAGTAAATCCAACCACTTCTATTAATATACAccttttaataactttaataatCGAGCACCAGCCTACCTAGGCAATTCCACTTCTTACAGGCACCTTACTTTCTAGCCACACTAGTGTTTTCTCAGCCTGTCAATGTCCCCTCCAAACACACACCTGCCTAACGCACCCATGCACAAGCACACTCTGCCTCAGTACTTCTGCTCACCCTGATCTCCAAACCCTCTCTCCAATGCTCGCACACTGTGGAGATCCTCCTTCCCTGATCGTGCCAGAGCACCTTTCCGTCCCAAGTGCCACCCACCCATTCTTCCAAACCCACTTCACAGGCCATCTTCTCTGCTCGCCCCCTCAGATAGTTCTAATCCATTGATCTCCCTCGTCTGAATTTCTGTTACCCTTGGTCATCACAGTTTATATAACAGAGTGACAGTGGGATGACAGAGTCAGAATGGGAATCACTGGGGTAGTAAGTACCTGAAACTTAAATGTAACATAGTGAGAAAACAGtaaccaacatttttttctatgttaaattcatttcagttattataataaattgCATAACCTATAGTTATGTAGATGTTTATAACTCCTGAGAGGCTGCTATATACATCTTTCCACTTGATCCTCATTTGAACCAAGAGGAAGGCAAGCCCAGTATTGGTTCAGTGAAATGACTGAGAAACCGAGGACCAGAGAACTTATTAGATGTCTTGCttcaaggccacagagctggtcATGATAGCTCTAGGTCAAATCAGAAGTGTTCTGACACTTTTTAGTACACCAgtgagaaataataagaaaacaggcAATAAGCACTGATAAAAGCCTTTTTGAAATGCAGTCTCAAAGTATCGACagctaaaaagaaaagcaacttcCCTTCCCCTGTCACTTTGATCCCTGTTCATATTAATCTAAAGAATCTGGGGGAGAGTCTGGAGAGAGAACAAAGTCCTCAGGGAATTCAAGCCATGGTTAATACCAGGTCCAACATGGGAAATCAGTCTAGTCAAAGGTAGACCAACAGAGGCCCTGAACAGAATCAAAACCATCCCTTCAACTGACCCAAAAGAGATCAGCTACCCTAAGATcttccaaaaggaaaatgaaccAAGGTGGTGTTAAGCTTCTCTGGGCTCACCCAGGCTCTGCACTCCGGGCTGGGATGGTGCCAGTGAGCTCCCTGGAGCAAGGAGGGAAGGTGGCTGATAAGGCAGAAGTCATATAGGAAGGCAAAGTTCCTTGGTTACTGTTACGATTGCAGATAACAGCTGGCTTCCCCCATTCTCTTCTAATGGCCTAAGCATCCTTTATggcatttcatttcttcttttaaagactAACATTACAAGGTAATAAAAGATATGTGCCATGTCTCCTCAGCTAAACTTCAAATCCCATATGGTTTTGTGGAGCTTGCAACACCTGAATCAGAACTGTGCTCAGTACACGTATAGAAGTGGAAAAAAACAATGGATTTCAGTGATTAGAgatttacaaagagaaaacaaaagacaatgaaGGGTACAGTGTGTAATGAAAAACTCAGGTCAGGATTGACTATTCAAAACAACAGAATTAGAAACTGGATACTGAAAAGAAAAGTACTAAAAAAGTCATGATACACCTCTTAAAACCATCTACATTCTCTCTTCTAATTTTACTATTGGGGCAACCAGTAGTAAGGATAAAAACACACTTCTAAACTGGTAGGCCTGGTGATTTTTCATCTATAACGTGTTGCATGCAGATGTAAATAGATCCCTTCTGAAAGCAAGAGCTGGGGCAGCCCacttcatttccatttcccaGAACAAGAAACGAAGGAAGTGAGCTGCGTGCTCCACCAGCCCCACCACAGCTCTGCCCCATGACTTCCCTCACGTAAAGCTACAAAGTGAGATTAGTGGCCAAAGCACTGAATACCTTGACTGTGTGctgatgttaaaataatttttaagtgtacccCCATAGAACTGCTGCTATGCTTCCTGTTAACAGACGGATTTCTTATTTACCTCTCAATACATAGCTGTCAGTTTTGATAGCACCTGACtcctttaaaatatacattaaatactttctttaaataatttctttaatgtatgCATATGGAACAAATAAAAGAGAGCCATTCTAAATTACTATGTCATATCACTGATCCGTGTGGTTTTAAACAAAAGTAAGGCATTCCAATAGGGCTAAGTTAACAGAAGGAAAATCTGTAAACAGAAATTTAAGAGTAGATTCATGTTGCATATCACTGTGATTATGGCAcaaatcttattttctaataaaattgtATGCTTTCATAATGAGTTTTCTTCCTCTATTAGGATTCATGATGAAACTAAATGAGATTCAGTGACCCTAATTATTAAGAGACTAGAGTCTAGAACTGAAATTGCTGTTATGAATCAGAAATGAGATTAAGATGTTGACTCCtgctgttaaaagaaaaaatttaaaatcattttaaaacagcactttcaaaatgttttcatattttctgtattttaataaatccTTATAAAGCACCTAGCATTGTCTCTAATAATAAACACTAGGCAATAATTATTACTACCTAGATCTTAGCAAACACTTCCTGGAATAAATGAACtattgaaatgaaagaaacagacaaCCTTTCCTTGTGAGGAAAGCCTTCTGGGAAGAGCTCATGTATTTGTTGGTGAGGAATGTAAATAGACTCAAGATTTAGGGAGAAAACAGATATATtggattaaattattaaaatgatttttacttgtttatttttactttattaatgtGGCATCTAGAAAAGTTGAaattacatgttttaaattttggattatatttctatttgataATACTGGTCTAGACAATTATTTGATAATATAGTATAACTCCAAATGCTTTTAGGATaaactttttcatatattatgaATAAGTAATCTCTgcaaaaaagtaaagaataaacACATGCAAAATCTTAAATATAAGAATCAGAAAAGCAGATGAAACATCTAAAACATATTCCAGAATCATTTTTTGGAAGAAGTAACAtcaaactttttctaaaaaaggGCTAGGGGATAAATATTTTTGCCTTGGAGGGCCAGagggtctctgtcacaactattcaactcaATCAGCACAGAAGCCAGCcataaacaatatataaacagatgggcatggctatgttccaataaaactttatttactaaaatagCCTATTTTTTTGGTCAACTCCTTTTATAAAGCAAAACAccagaaattcaaatttcaaaatccCATACAGTCTAagtttttaatttactattttattttatttttttttgagacagggtctttctctgtctcctgtactacagtacagtggtgtcatcatagctcactactcactgtaacctcaaactcctgggcttgaggaatcctcctgcctcaccctctcaagtagctggtactacaggtacatgccaccacaccctgctaattcttctattttttgtaaagactggggctcactcttgctcagactggtctcgaactcctggcctcaagcaatcctcctgcctcagcctcccaaagtgctagggttataggagttagccatggtgcctggcctcAGGTTTGTTTTAAACAATAACATCAGTGAACAAGAAAGGTCCAAATTAGCTGGAGAAGAGCAATGTTATCTCATTTGGAAAAATACGGAAATcactaaatgaaacagaaatggtcagaaaaataagaagatagtatttttgtttctggaaatattttttataaagtcatGAAAAAAATCCAACTTACATTTAACTCTATTATCCACAGTAATGTTACAAATAAGAGGTCAAAGGTGACAAACAAACAGAAAGTCCTCCTGACATCAGATATgcccttcttttcccttccttcataGGACTCAATCCTGGCCATGAGTTGTGTGGGGTTGATGGAATGGACGCTGCGCAAAGAAGCATGGGAGGTCTGGCTCCCAGTAAGAACGTTCTCCATGTCTTCTGGCAGGTGGTTCATCCTGGGGCGGGTTAAAGGAGCCTTTTTCCAACTTCACCATCCCTGGAGAGAAGAGACCTTTGGGGAATAAAAGAGAGATACCACGTTAAATCCAAGATCACCTGATACGACTCTACTACCCTCACCACTGTGTGACTATTTCTCTAACTGCGCAACAGGGTCTCTTGACTGATTTATGTCTTGATGAAGACATAAAGAGAAAGTGAAATGAGAAGCAAGGCTTACTGTTTTCAATTAATACTACAAATTAGTTGTTATACAAAGCAATGGCAAGAAAGAAGAATGCAATAAGAAAGGGTGAAAGATGGAATGCTGACCACAATTAAAAGGTGGGAGCAGGACTCTTGGTGAATGAGCCAGGCCAGTTCTCTTGCTGTACCAGGGAGAAAACATCCACAGTCCTGTGTCACTACACATGGACTAGAAAACTATTTGCTGAATGCCTTCCTGGAGCATGTAAGCAGAGCCTGTAAATTAACTATAAAAAGGTTATTTCATAAGAAGGAAGTGCTTTCTATGAAAAGTACCTAATAAACTGAATTTAGCATTTCCTCATCCTCCTAAGGGACAAGAATGTTTCCAGGCCTCTTTTTGGAAAAGAAGTGTACACACTCTAAAGAGTTCAGCACTATGCAACTACTGGACTGATAATTACAGAAGTTACAGCCCTCCACAGAGATGCAGGTCTCCTAAAGCCAGGATGTGCTTTTATCATAGAAGTAAAAGATGAGTAACCTAAAAATCTGACCTCCTCATGGATGGGGCAAAGTCATTAAACAGAAAGTGACTGTTTTCCAAATATCCTAGTTTCCCTTCCTGTAGTACCTCTACCTGTGGGATTATACATTCCTCACTCTTTGAACTCAAGTCCTTTCTTTGGCCATGGATGTGGCCTACATGTAACGTGGGCACAGGTTTGTGGGCCACTTGTGTCCAGAAGTACGCAGAGCCAGTGTGTGGCTCAGCAtgctctcctttctttctgccaC harbors:
- the STARD3NL gene encoding STARD3 N-terminal-like protein isoform X2; translation: MNHLPEDMENVLTGSQTSHASLRSVHSINPTQLMARIESYEGREKKGISDVRRTFCLFVTFDLLFVTLLWIIELNVNGGIENTLEREVVQYDYYSSYFDIFLLAVFRFKVLILAYAVCRLRHWWAIALFSQGAFGYVLPIISFILAWIETWFLDFKVLPQEAEEENRLLIVQDASESAALLPSGLSDGQFYSPPESEAGSEEAEEKQDSEKPLLEL
- the STARD3NL gene encoding STARD3 N-terminal-like protein isoform X1; its protein translation is MNHLPEDMENVLTGSQTSHASLRSVHSINPTQLMARIESYEGREKKGISDVRRTFCLFVTFDLLFVTLLWIIELNVNGGIENTLEREVVQYDYYSSYFDIFLLAVFRFKVLILAYAVCRLRHWWAIALTTAVTSAFLLAKVILSKLFSQGAFGYVLPIISFILAWIETWFLDFKVLPQEAEEENRLLIVQDASESAALLPSGLSDGQFYSPPESEAGSEEAEEKQDSEKPLLEL